From Aquificota bacterium, one genomic window encodes:
- a CDS encoding sulfurtransferase TusA family protein: MEKINCDKELDIRGDVCPFTFVKSKLALEQMEVGQVLRVIVDYKPSAESVPKSMREEGQEVLAVNQLSENTWEILIRKVR; this comes from the coding sequence ATGGAGAAGATAAACTGCGATAAGGAGTTGGATATAAGGGGTGATGTCTGTCCCTTCACCTTTGTAAAAAGCAAGCTTGCCCTTGAGCAGATGGAAGTGGGACAGGTGTTAAGGGTAATAGTGGATTATAAGCCTTCGGCGGAGAGCGTTCCAAAAAGCATGAGAGAAGAAGGTCAAGAGGTTCTGGCCGTAAACCAGCTTTCGGAAAACACCTGGGAAATCCTCATAAGAAAGGTAAGATGA
- a CDS encoding GGDEF domain-containing protein, protein MWEVYIALGIAIFMLSVGYAVKDLFFRRLALLYAVAFLLLSAGYYASYVVNLRIYFSFMNVFSYLIFSYTFFLSYKLVKTQRKEMEKKYLDTITGVFNRLYFEEVLPQRIKAILSLGLNYLVAFLDLDNLKQVNDTYGHLKGDELIKNLAKVIKQSIRSHEDVVIRYGGDEFLVVAPIRACGDSLILLERIERNIEEMNRSLEIPISLSIGFACYPDDEKDFEKLLEIADKRMYQVKLSRKGLIST, encoded by the coding sequence ATGTGGGAGGTTTATATAGCCCTTGGCATTGCCATATTTATGCTAAGTGTAGGTTATGCTGTAAAGGATCTCTTTTTTAGAAGGCTTGCTCTTTTGTATGCTGTAGCCTTTCTGCTTTTGTCCGCTGGCTACTATGCAAGCTACGTGGTTAATTTGAGAATTTACTTTAGCTTTATGAACGTGTTTTCTTACCTTATCTTTTCCTATACCTTTTTCCTTAGCTACAAGCTTGTAAAAACACAAAGGAAAGAGATGGAAAAGAAGTACTTAGACACTATAACGGGAGTTTTTAATAGGCTATACTTTGAAGAAGTCTTACCACAAAGAATAAAAGCTATTTTGAGCCTTGGGTTGAACTACTTGGTTGCCTTCTTAGATTTGGACAACTTAAAACAGGTAAACGATACTTACGGCCATTTGAAGGGTGATGAACTTATAAAAAACCTTGCAAAGGTTATAAAGCAATCTATTAGAAGTCATGAAGATGTGGTTATAAGGTATGGAGGAGATGAGTTTTTAGTTGTAGCTCCCATAAGGGCTTGTGGAGATAGTTTAATCCTTTTGGAAAGGATAGAAAGAAACATAGAGGAGATGAACCGATCCCTTGAAATCCCTATATCCTTATCCATTGGCTTTGCCTGTTATCCCGATGATGAGAAGGATTTTGAGAAGCTTTTGGAAATTGCGGACAAAAGGATGTATCAAGTAAAGCTTTCAAGAAAAGGCCTTATTTCCACATAG
- a CDS encoding class I SAM-dependent methyltransferase, with translation MITKKQVQEIFSAVSKKYDFFLNLITLGSISQWQRDLLDMLPYEGNRLDVGTGTGEVLLKSQNKGLRVGIDLSLEMLKIARSKCKACKFLVADAENMPFKDRSFSSISLSLVYRHFLNRKAFLKEAKRVLKDNGHMALLDINKFFITPLLIFLMKYPLKPLGLLLFGSDKWAFFIHSLENSLSTEEVKRELEEEGFYVVEVQKRLLGVVYLILAKKA, from the coding sequence ATGATAACAAAAAAGCAAGTGCAAGAAATTTTTTCTGCTGTAAGCAAAAAATATGACTTTTTTCTAAACCTTATAACCTTAGGAAGTATAAGCCAATGGCAAAGGGACCTTCTTGATATGCTACCTTATGAGGGCAACAGGCTTGATGTGGGAACTGGTACTGGCGAGGTGCTTTTGAAGTCTCAAAACAAGGGCCTAAGGGTGGGCATAGACCTATCTTTGGAGATGCTAAAGATAGCAAGGTCAAAGTGCAAGGCTTGTAAATTTTTGGTGGCAGATGCGGAAAATATGCCTTTTAAAGACCGTTCTTTTTCTTCCATAAGCCTTTCCTTGGTTTATAGGCATTTTCTAAATAGGAAGGCTTTTCTCAAAGAGGCAAAGAGAGTTTTAAAAGATAATGGCCATATGGCCCTTTTGGATATAAACAAGTTCTTTATAACCCCACTTTTGATATTTCTGATGAAATACCCTCTAAAGCCCCTTGGTCTTCTTCTATTTGGTAGCGATAAATGGGCTTTCTTTATACACTCTCTTGAAAACTCCCTTAGCACAGAAGAGGTAAAAAGGGAGCTTGAAGAGGAGGGTTTTTATGTGGTGGAAGTCCAAAAGAGGCTTTTGGGAGTTGTCTATCTTATCCTTGCCAAAAAGGCCTGA
- the moaC gene encoding cyclic pyranopterin monophosphate synthase MoaC: MRTVDVSSKPETLRTAKAYGRIRLRPETIRAIREGRVPKGDVIPSCRLAGIMASKKTPELLPFCHPVSLEHVEMDVRVGEDYVEVFSFVKGIHRTGYEMEALTAVSVALLTIYDMCKGMDDSMFIEEIRLLEKAGGKSQWSKGLEGVVVRVISECGMKEYIEGKLSSLGAIISEGDAQLVVSTQRLDLSEVWGVSYAINQKLFSLVPERLREGVRVGRFEGKPCVEIQPDREVIEAFFGSFGSLLGIWVDGEAV; this comes from the coding sequence ATGAGAACGGTGGATGTTAGTTCAAAGCCAGAGACTCTTAGGACTGCCAAAGCCTACGGTAGGATAAGGCTACGGCCAGAGACCATAAGGGCCATAAGGGAGGGCAGAGTGCCAAAGGGGGATGTGATCCCTTCTTGTAGGCTTGCGGGCATTATGGCTTCAAAGAAAACTCCCGAGCTTTTACCCTTTTGCCATCCTGTAAGCCTTGAACATGTGGAGATGGATGTAAGGGTGGGAGAGGATTATGTGGAAGTTTTCTCTTTTGTAAAGGGCATCCATAGGACTGGCTATGAAATGGAAGCTCTTACTGCCGTTAGTGTTGCCCTTCTTACCATCTACGATATGTGTAAGGGTATGGATGATAGCATGTTTATAGAGGAGATAAGGCTTTTGGAGAAGGCTGGGGGCAAGTCTCAGTGGTCAAAGGGCCTTGAGGGTGTGGTGGTGAGGGTTATATCCGAGTGCGGTATGAAGGAGTATATAGAGGGTAAGCTTTCAAGCCTTGGGGCTATCATTTCCGAAGGGGATGCCCAGCTGGTGGTAAGCACTCAAAGGCTTGACCTTTCTGAGGTTTGGGGTGTGTCTTATGCCATAAACCAAAAGCTCTTTTCCTTGGTCCCAGAGAGGCTAAGGGAGGGTGTAAGGGTGGGTAGGTTTGAGGGCAAGCCTTGCGTAGAAATTCAACCAGACAGGGAAGTTATAGAGGCCTTTTTTGGTAGCTTTGGAAGTCTCTTGGGAATTTGGGTAGATGGAGAGGCTGTATAA
- a CDS encoding OprO/OprP family phosphate-selective porin — translation MRKSLLAVAALMGAAILPAEAAVIKVDENTFANTGLKLQIWAQRLGKTTPGGKDYTDFSINNARIYFSGQVNKFVQFGANLDFAIGNNAQGRTNHSGTASTRVNDAFINLKLMDEFQVMAGLYRLPFSRAALTDSYSYYIPTGYGYSVRGNMFTPFTIGSAVQNGYRDAGLTFWGNIMDGLIKYQIGVFDGRWDHVSGALGTKDNLAFAGRIQFTPTMLGFKGEKGFTLADTYLGKQNVLSIGLGYNTQKWDNGAGDSATGKAWTVDAMWEQKFGDIVPNLQLGYQDRKDMPAGTISPIAKAKDRAYYVQGQLLYDQVVGVGKPALAIRYEKQDDRTASNLDTNRVGVFLNYYIKGQDAKIQFGADVVSLKNKNVDNRKNYTDWTLALQTQF, via the coding sequence ATGAGGAAGAGCCTTTTGGCAGTAGCAGCCCTTATGGGAGCAGCCATATTGCCCGCAGAGGCAGCCGTTATTAAAGTGGACGAGAACACCTTTGCCAACACAGGCCTAAAGCTCCAAATCTGGGCACAAAGGCTTGGAAAAACAACCCCAGGTGGTAAAGACTACACAGACTTCTCCATTAACAACGCAAGGATCTACTTCTCTGGACAGGTCAACAAGTTCGTCCAGTTTGGTGCCAATCTGGATTTTGCGATAGGTAATAATGCACAAGGAAGAACCAATCATTCAGGTACAGCAAGTACCAGAGTTAACGACGCCTTCATCAACCTAAAGCTTATGGACGAGTTCCAAGTAATGGCAGGTCTTTACAGGCTTCCCTTCTCAAGGGCAGCCCTTACAGACAGCTACAGCTACTATATACCAACTGGATATGGATATAGCGTAAGAGGAAATATGTTCACTCCATTCACCATAGGTTCTGCAGTTCAAAACGGCTACAGAGATGCTGGTCTTACCTTTTGGGGCAATATAATGGATGGTCTTATAAAGTATCAGATTGGTGTCTTTGATGGAAGATGGGACCATGTAAGCGGTGCTCTTGGTACTAAAGACAACCTTGCCTTTGCTGGAAGGATCCAATTCACACCTACCATGCTTGGTTTTAAGGGTGAAAAGGGCTTTACTCTTGCGGACACATACCTCGGAAAGCAGAATGTCCTCTCCATAGGTCTTGGCTACAACACCCAGAAGTGGGACAACGGTGCCGGAGATTCAGCCACAGGCAAAGCCTGGACTGTTGACGCCATGTGGGAGCAAAAGTTTGGTGATATAGTGCCCAACCTTCAGCTTGGCTACCAAGACAGGAAGGATATGCCCGCTGGTACTATCTCACCTATTGCCAAAGCAAAAGACAGAGCCTACTATGTCCAGGGTCAGCTCCTTTATGACCAGGTGGTGGGTGTTGGAAAGCCAGCACTTGCTATAAGGTATGAAAAGCAGGATGATAGGACAGCTAGCAACTTAGATACTAATAGGGTAGGTGTGTTCCTCAACTACTACATAAAGGGCCAGGATGCCAAGATACAATTTGGTGCTGACGTAGTAAGCCTGAAGAACAAGAATGTCGACAACAGGAAGAACTATACCGACTGGACCTTGGCCCTTCAAACTCAATTCTAA
- a CDS encoding nucleotidyltransferase domain-containing protein: MDIPEHILKKILDVLKEEGNIEKVIVFGSRVKGTSKAGSDIDIALVGENINLRQILRIGSKIEDLDLPYKVDLISYKDIKDKNLKEEIDKFGVEIELKN; encoded by the coding sequence ATGGACATACCAGAGCATATTTTGAAAAAGATATTGGATGTTTTAAAAGAGGAGGGAAACATAGAAAAGGTTATTGTATTTGGCTCAAGGGTAAAGGGGACTTCTAAGGCGGGTTCCGATATAGATATAGCCCTTGTGGGCGAAAACATAAACCTAAGGCAGATACTAAGGATAGGCTCAAAGATAGAGGACCTTGACCTACCTTATAAGGTGGATTTAATAAGCTACAAAGATATAAAGGACAAAAATTTAAAAGAGGAGATTGATAAGTTTGGCGTAGAGATAGAATTAAAAAATTAA
- a CDS encoding DsrE family protein — protein MRFLFIITSNPFAKDYNTIVRLVEELTKKGEVALFFTGNGAYYIIRPETKRLKELGARLLYCAHSAHQRGIEKALEFFESSSTYNLSRLIQDYDRVINFN, from the coding sequence ATGAGATTTCTCTTTATAATAACCAGCAACCCCTTTGCTAAGGACTACAACACCATAGTAAGACTTGTAGAAGAGCTTACAAAAAAAGGTGAAGTGGCCCTATTCTTTACGGGAAACGGTGCCTATTACATCATAAGGCCAGAGACAAAAAGACTAAAAGAGCTGGGAGCAAGGCTTTTGTACTGCGCCCACTCTGCCCACCAGAGGGGCATAGAAAAGGCCCTTGAATTCTTTGAGAGTAGTTCTACCTACAACCTCTCAAGACTCATACAGGATTACGATAGGGTGATAAACTTTAATTAA
- a CDS encoding sulfurtransferase TusB has product MVRTLWLVRKLGDFSSDLVEEDDIVILIQDGVLRFPTRKGWYACKEDAQARGIKIPENLTKSYQEIADLIVKAERVVVW; this is encoded by the coding sequence ATGGTAAGGACCTTGTGGCTTGTTAGAAAGTTGGGAGACTTTAGCTCAGACTTGGTGGAAGAGGATGATATAGTTATACTTATCCAAGATGGTGTTTTGCGCTTTCCCACAAGGAAGGGTTGGTATGCTTGTAAAGAAGATGCCCAGGCAAGGGGCATAAAAATACCAGAAAACCTTACAAAGAGCTACCAAGAGATAGCCGATCTAATAGTAAAGGCCGAAAGGGTGGTGGTGTGGTGA
- the dprA gene encoding DNA-processing protein DprA — translation MERLYNWLLLKAIRGLGEVSIKRLWLAFGSAEDILSASYEDLKEMVGEERARAIKRRELSFEPEEVIRLVEREGIGWVCLEDEAYPTSLREIEDPAPVLFYRGEIRQVPMIGIVGTRKPDSQSLGFIKSLVREVVSKGYGVCSGGAIGCDFYSHKECLALGGYTVCLLGMGILKIPAYLSKLQNGNMLFLSEFLPEASPEEYTFPRRNRLISGLSKALVVAEAGQKSGSLITAQYAIKQKKPLWVYVGNALSQRWLGCINLVNEGKAKVLYSPTLLFQELPSSDSLKDPLLDLLTTPKTFDELLEITRLSHQELTMRLTQLELEGKVLRNGSYYMSL, via the coding sequence ATGGAGAGGCTGTATAACTGGCTTCTTTTGAAGGCTATAAGGGGGCTTGGGGAGGTATCCATAAAAAGGCTTTGGTTGGCCTTTGGGTCTGCGGAAGATATACTTTCTGCAAGCTATGAGGACCTAAAGGAGATGGTGGGAGAGGAGAGGGCAAGGGCGATAAAAAGAAGAGAGCTTTCCTTTGAGCCAGAGGAGGTTATAAGGCTTGTGGAAAGGGAGGGCATAGGTTGGGTATGTTTGGAGGATGAGGCTTATCCTACCTCTCTCAGAGAGATAGAAGACCCTGCTCCTGTGCTTTTCTACAGGGGAGAGATAAGGCAGGTGCCCATGATAGGCATAGTGGGGACAAGAAAGCCAGATAGCCAAAGCTTGGGCTTTATAAAAAGCTTGGTTAGAGAGGTGGTAAGCAAGGGCTATGGTGTTTGCTCTGGCGGAGCCATAGGTTGTGATTTTTATAGCCACAAGGAGTGTTTAGCCCTTGGGGGCTATACCGTATGCCTTTTGGGCATGGGAATACTAAAAATTCCAGCCTATCTAAGTAAGTTGCAAAATGGGAATATGCTTTTTCTGTCCGAGTTTTTGCCAGAGGCAAGCCCAGAAGAATACACCTTTCCAAGGAGAAACAGGCTTATAAGCGGTCTTTCTAAGGCTTTGGTGGTGGCAGAAGCGGGCCAAAAGAGCGGTTCTTTAATAACGGCCCAATACGCCATAAAACAGAAAAAACCCTTATGGGTATATGTAGGCAACGCCCTAAGTCAAAGGTGGTTGGGCTGTATAAACTTGGTAAACGAGGGCAAAGCCAAGGTGCTGTATAGCCCTACCCTCCTTTTCCAAGAGCTTCCTTCCTCAGACTCCTTAAAGGACCCACTTCTTGACCTTTTGACAACACCCAAGACCTTTGATGAGCTATTGGAGATCACAAGGCTTTCTCACCAAGAGCTTACCATGAGATTAACCCAGCTTGAGCTGGAGGGTAAGGTTTTGAGGAATGGGTCATACTACATGAGCCTTTGA
- a CDS encoding DsrE family protein yields MRIAFIVKGDPFSWKCHEALRVAMALGINSEVSLIFIKDGVYALTKWHPEELGIEGFERLLENMAYVNVKVFVEDTSLEERGLKPEDLVCEVEVKSIEEIKEMIKSAEAVMVW; encoded by the coding sequence ATGAGAATAGCCTTTATAGTAAAGGGAGACCCTTTCTCATGGAAGTGCCATGAGGCCCTAAGGGTGGCCATGGCCCTCGGCATAAACTCTGAAGTAAGCCTTATCTTCATAAAGGATGGCGTATATGCCCTTACAAAGTGGCATCCAGAGGAGCTTGGTATAGAGGGCTTTGAAAGGCTTTTGGAGAACATGGCCTATGTTAATGTAAAGGTCTTTGTGGAAGACACATCCTTAGAAGAGAGAGGCCTAAAGCCAGAGGATTTGGTCTGTGAAGTGGAAGTAAAAAGCATTGAGGAAATAAAGGAGATGATAAAATCTGCGGAGGCTGTAATGGTATGGTAA
- a CDS encoding 6-carboxytetrahydropterin synthase: MKWQITKTFRFEAGHRVWKQNLTCGRGAELTLGKEVPVNKCVNLHGHSYLLEVVIGSNVLSEQEMVLDFYHVKNALKDLIDTIDHSFIIDVKDPMYEELKTVAEKYGALKIFPVDFCPTAEALAKFFYDFLVEKLSQVGLLGEVKVVKVVLWETATSKAEYYGE, from the coding sequence ATGAAGTGGCAGATTACAAAGACCTTTAGGTTTGAGGCTGGCCATAGGGTTTGGAAGCAAAACCTCACCTGTGGAAGGGGTGCGGAGCTTACCCTTGGAAAGGAAGTGCCTGTAAACAAGTGCGTAAACCTTCATGGACATAGCTACCTGTTGGAAGTAGTCATAGGGTCCAACGTGCTATCAGAACAGGAGATGGTTTTGGACTTTTACCATGTAAAAAACGCTTTGAAGGACCTAATAGACACCATAGACCACAGCTTTATCATAGATGTGAAGGACCCAATGTATGAGGAGCTAAAAACTGTGGCGGAAAAGTACGGAGCCTTAAAGATATTTCCAGTGGATTTTTGTCCCACTGCGGAAGCCTTGGCCAAGTTCTTTTATGACTTTTTGGTGGAAAAGCTATCTCAGGTGGGGCTTTTGGGAGAGGTAAAGGTGGTCAAGGTGGTCCTTTGGGAAACGGCCACCTCAAAGGCGGAGTATTACGGTGAATGA
- a CDS encoding MinD/ParA family protein, whose protein sequence is MGEQALHLLVAEGKEEKTGYISVASGKGGVGKTLITINIGKIVSRHGKKVLVIDGDLGLSNVHIMLGITSSKNLYHFFTGEASIEEIVVPLEENLAFISSGSGVRELVNLPPAQLKSLIYRLQEYAEKNYQWVIFDTPPGIHSDTTALVSSSNIPIVVTTPEPTAIADAYGLIKVLNQEEKVKEFYLIVNKVQNYEEGIKVFESIRVVCEKFTSAEVRYLGSIRFNPKMIRNIVNQNPFDENFTRDLTIALSKLPLDIKPQPMSFWQKLLSKLRR, encoded by the coding sequence ATGGGGGAGCAAGCTTTGCACCTATTAGTAGCGGAGGGTAAAGAGGAGAAAACTGGCTATATATCCGTTGCCAGCGGTAAGGGTGGAGTTGGGAAGACACTTATTACTATAAATATAGGCAAGATCGTAAGCAGGCATGGTAAAAAGGTGCTTGTAATAGATGGAGACCTTGGACTCAGTAATGTGCATATAATGCTCGGTATAACCTCTTCAAAAAACTTATACCATTTCTTTACTGGCGAGGCCTCTATTGAGGAAATAGTAGTTCCTTTGGAAGAAAACCTTGCCTTTATATCCAGCGGTAGTGGTGTGAGGGAGTTGGTAAACCTACCACCAGCACAATTGAAAAGCTTGATATATAGACTTCAGGAGTATGCAGAAAAGAACTACCAATGGGTCATCTTTGATACGCCACCGGGTATTCATTCCGATACCACAGCTTTGGTATCTTCAAGTAATATACCAATTGTAGTAACCACACCAGAGCCTACGGCCATAGCGGACGCCTACGGGCTTATAAAGGTGCTAAACCAAGAGGAAAAGGTAAAAGAATTTTATCTAATTGTGAACAAGGTACAAAATTATGAAGAAGGTATAAAGGTCTTTGAGAGTATAAGGGTAGTATGTGAAAAGTTCACTTCTGCAGAAGTAAGGTATTTGGGAAGTATAAGGTTTAACCCAAAGATGATAAGGAATATAGTAAATCAAAACCCTTTTGATGAAAACTTCACAAGAGACCTTACCATAGCCCTATCAAAGCTACCCTTGGATATAAAGCCACAACCCATGAGCTTTTGGCAAAAATTACTATCAAAGCTAAGGAGATAA
- the proC gene encoding pyrroline-5-carboxylate reductase, which produces MKVGVIGYGNMGESFSKAIKEHVEIVVYDVSEDKRQKALSEGFGVASSLEFLLEVSDWLLLAVKPKDVEGVLREIRDKMGDKLLISVVAGLSLSKMEEMSKTSKIIRLMPNINALVGKATIACAFGGGVKEEEKESFKKVFSKAGSLYEIEESLFDAFTALAGSGPAFAFKFVHALALAGVIEGFSYQLAKSIAIDMLLGSCELLKVMGGHPEDWISKVASPGGTTIEGIKVLEERGFTGIVMECIQRTSEKAKRLL; this is translated from the coding sequence ATGAAAGTGGGAGTTATTGGATATGGCAATATGGGAGAAAGCTTTTCAAAAGCTATAAAGGAACATGTGGAGATAGTGGTTTACGATGTAAGCGAGGATAAAAGGCAGAAGGCCCTTTCGGAAGGCTTTGGAGTGGCAAGTAGTTTGGAGTTTTTACTGGAAGTATCAGACTGGCTTTTGCTTGCGGTAAAGCCAAAGGATGTGGAAGGTGTGCTAAGGGAGATAAGGGACAAGATGGGGGATAAGCTTTTGATAAGCGTGGTGGCAGGCCTTAGCCTTTCAAAGATGGAGGAGATGAGTAAAACATCAAAGATAATAAGGCTTATGCCTAATATTAATGCCCTTGTGGGGAAGGCTACCATAGCCTGCGCCTTTGGTGGGGGAGTAAAGGAAGAGGAAAAGGAAAGCTTTAAAAAGGTCTTTTCTAAGGCTGGAAGCCTGTATGAGATAGAAGAGAGTCTTTTTGATGCCTTTACTGCCCTTGCTGGTTCTGGCCCTGCTTTTGCCTTTAAGTTCGTGCATGCCTTGGCTCTGGCGGGGGTAATAGAGGGCTTTTCTTATCAGCTTGCCAAGTCCATAGCCATAGATATGCTTTTGGGCTCTTGTGAGCTTTTGAAGGTAATGGGAGGACATCCGGAAGATTGGATAAGCAAGGTGGCCTCTCCCGGCGGGACCACCATAGAAGGTATAAAGGTGCTTGAAGAGCGTGGTTTTACTGGCATAGTAATGGAGTGTATCCAAAGGACCTCAGAGAAGGCCAAAAGGCTGTTATGA
- a CDS encoding ComEC/Rec2 family competence protein, with product MWWKSKRGFWELSILSLPKRPEALQLFLFFTLLVFSLWKVEREEAFLYFEDEGLLEVLVEGPVVEEGGRLRLRAKVLSGDFPELYGKKISLSLYGAEDVPSRAFWLYGKVRAEGNKVFVSASWKDIEGPSLRQKSLRERYMGKVEEKIKDPQVRALTLSYLFGESQELLPQDIFYHFRKTGLIHILVISGFHVAMFFFILKYALPYPYGVLLATIGTSLYVIFLTPQDPPALRAWLMFLLWVLVKLSQGVPNSLNILLFSCSLLLLFEPSFVKSYSFWLSFFATLYILLGLRIVRREENSLKWKVLNSFLLSFFAFLGVSPLLWSFTTSSAGSIVFSPLVGFMFLPFTVYGIWEIITFFSLPTFPMEVMGKLILFSVKVLSHFDLDVGIPLGLKQAIFLSSFGAMILYVWGIYRKKDRCASNIFKN from the coding sequence ATGTGGTGGAAGTCCAAAAGAGGCTTTTGGGAGTTGTCTATCTTATCCTTGCCAAAAAGGCCTGAAGCATTACAGCTTTTTCTATTTTTTACACTTCTGGTCTTTTCTCTTTGGAAGGTAGAAAGGGAAGAGGCCTTTTTGTACTTTGAAGATGAGGGTCTTTTGGAGGTGCTTGTAGAAGGCCCTGTGGTGGAAGAGGGTGGAAGATTAAGGCTAAGGGCAAAGGTCCTAAGCGGAGACTTTCCAGAGCTGTATGGTAAAAAGATAAGCCTTAGCCTTTATGGTGCAGAGGACGTCCCTTCAAGGGCCTTTTGGCTATACGGTAAGGTGAGGGCAGAAGGAAACAAGGTCTTTGTAAGCGCCAGCTGGAAAGATATAGAAGGGCCATCCTTGAGGCAAAAGAGCCTAAGGGAAAGATATATGGGAAAGGTGGAAGAGAAAATAAAAGACCCACAAGTGAGAGCTTTGACCCTTAGCTATCTCTTTGGAGAGTCTCAAGAGCTTCTACCACAGGATATTTTTTATCACTTTAGGAAGACGGGCTTGATTCATATACTTGTCATATCTGGCTTTCATGTAGCCATGTTCTTTTTCATACTAAAATATGCCCTACCCTATCCTTATGGGGTATTGCTTGCCACCATTGGCACAAGCCTTTATGTGATCTTTTTGACACCACAGGACCCACCAGCTTTGAGGGCTTGGCTTATGTTTTTGCTTTGGGTTTTGGTAAAGCTCTCTCAAGGTGTGCCAAACTCTTTAAACATCCTACTTTTTTCTTGCAGTCTTCTACTACTCTTTGAACCAAGCTTTGTAAAATCTTACTCTTTTTGGCTTTCCTTCTTTGCCACCCTTTACATACTTTTGGGCTTGAGAATAGTTAGAAGGGAAGAAAACAGCCTAAAGTGGAAGGTTTTAAACTCCTTTCTACTTTCCTTCTTTGCCTTTTTGGGTGTGTCTCCCTTGCTTTGGAGTTTCACCACCAGCAGTGCGGGTAGTATAGTCTTTAGCCCTTTAGTTGGATTTATGTTTTTGCCCTTTACAGTTTATGGTATTTGGGAAATCATCACATTCTTTAGCCTTCCCACTTTTCCAATGGAAGTGATGGGTAAGTTAATACTTTTTTCTGTTAAAGTCCTTTCCCATTTTGACTTGGATGTGGGGATTCCTTTAGGCTTAAAGCAGGCTATTTTTCTATCAAGCTTTGGAGCCATGATTTTGTATGTGTGGGGAATATACAGGAAAAAAGATAGGTGTGCTTCAAATATTTTTAAAAATTGA
- the pgeF gene encoding peptidoglycan editing factor PgeF yields the protein MIFSLEKGSARLVLKRWEEDKDVLTLKQVHSSKVYVLNSFTDGLEGDAIITQKRGLKIGVRSADCVPLAFLGEKTVAVVHAGWRGLRDGIVESTVEKLSKLEPLDSFLAFVGPSAKACCYEVGEEFKDHFSCLHFKNKSFYMDTQEEAILRLKKSGIKHLFIYKVCTICHHSLPSHRRNRTQERLLTYVEIRPFLESFT from the coding sequence ATGATATTTTCCTTAGAAAAAGGCAGTGCAAGGCTTGTTCTCAAAAGGTGGGAAGAGGACAAAGATGTTTTGACCCTCAAACAGGTGCATTCTTCCAAGGTTTATGTTTTAAATAGCTTTACAGATGGCCTTGAAGGCGATGCCATAATTACGCAAAAGAGAGGTTTGAAGATAGGTGTGAGGTCTGCAGACTGCGTACCTTTGGCCTTCCTTGGAGAGAAAACGGTGGCGGTGGTGCATGCAGGCTGGAGAGGGCTAAGGGATGGTATAGTGGAAAGTACTGTGGAAAAACTTTCCAAACTGGAGCCTTTGGATAGCTTTTTAGCCTTCGTTGGTCCTTCTGCCAAGGCTTGCTGTTATGAGGTGGGAGAAGAGTTTAAAGATCACTTTTCATGTCTTCACTTTAAGAACAAAAGCTTTTATATGGATACGCAGGAGGAGGCTATATTGAGGTTAAAAAAGAGCGGAATAAAACACCTTTTTATATACAAAGTTTGCACCATATGTCATCATAGCCTACCATCCCACAGAAGAAACAGAACACAAGAAAGGCTTTTGACCTATGTGGAAATAAGGCCTTTTCTTGAAAGCTTTACTTGA